The nucleotide window TCTATGCTTTTCTTTCCAACAACCGCAACTGAAATTCTTATATTATTAATCTCTTTTTCTTTAAGCTGATTTGCTAAATCAATAAGACTCTGCCTTTGAGCCTCCGCCATTTCTTTTGTAATAGACCCTGTCCAGTCCACGCCAATAGCTACTTGAACCTCATCGGCCTTAAAATCTACAGAAATATTTTCTGGTGCAAATTGAATCGTGTCAAAAAATACATTCTTATCGGATGGAAAAACAAGATTATCTCCTTGAACCTTGACAAAAGCAGCAGAATCTACATCATTGTTATCGGAGGTTCCAGAAAAACCAAATTCTCTAAGCTTTCCAAATAAACAAGCACGAAAGAATTTCTCAAAGTCTGGATTACTTGACAAAGGATTAAGAAAAAGTCCTGGGGCAATATATTGATCAAAGATTTCTTGCCCTCCCTTATCGAGCTTATCTGAACCTTTTCCAGATTTGTCAACAAAGAACCCTTGACTATCCTCTCGCGAATTCCTCTCATAGCTAGTCCACTCAGAAAAAATCCTTCCTGACGAACTCCATCTAACACCAAATACGCCCCAACCTAAATTACGAAGTCTTAAAAATAATCTTTCCTTGCCCTCAAATGGATCGTCTTCAACCTGAACATCAAGCGCGGCTAAAGCCTTAGATTCCCTGCCTTCTCCTTCTTCTCTAATCGTAAATCTGATAGCTTCCGGCTTCGATCTCAACGTCTTTTTCTCTAAATATATCTTAAGACCGTGCTTCACCAATAAATCATTTATAAAATTTATATATGCCATTGATTTAGAAATAGTTTTTTGCTGCTCTTTAGAAAAGTCTTCATACGGATCGTTTTCATCGGAATCCTTAGCTCCGAGATTCGATTCGCCAAAGACAGCTGTCTTCACTCCAGAAATTTCCTCTATACTCTCACCAGGCTCTAAATAGCGATATGCCCCGTTAACAAGAACAATGCTGCCTTGTTGATTCGACCCCATAGAAGGAACTAAACTTAAAGCTGACAATATTCCTGTCAAAGCAGTCTTCATTATTGATTGACGATTTGAAAACATCGCAGAAAAATTATCCGCAATTTCCATCTTCATGCTAGCAATAGAAATCCGAGAATCTCTTGCCCAGCGGCTGGCCTTCTCAGAAAACTGATCAAAGCGTTGTATCTGGCGAACAGAAAAATCATCAAGCTGTTTTCTTATTTTCTTTAAATCTGAAACAATAACCGACGAACCTCGATATGTCAAACCACCAGAAAAATATTTACGAGGAATATTCTTGTTCGTATATTGATCATATTCAATCTTTACATAATCACACACGCCTTTTTGAAATGCTTTAAGATATTGATCATAAATTTTTTCTTTTATTTTTTTGTCTTCAATGTTTACGCCTAATATTTTTTTCTGATCAACATACACACGATTCAAAAAAGACTGCTTTAAATTATTCTTAAACCATGTCGCCAAAGCCCATGCATAAGTCAGCTGTCTTAAAGGGGCAAAATTCTTTCCTTCATTAATTTCTTTTTCGATCTCAGGAATAACAATTTCGCGCATGATTTCAGAAGCAATCAAGCTTTTAGAATTCGTATCTTCTGGCTTATAATTCGAACTTTTTGTCATGGCCAGATAATCTTGCTCAAGCATAACCTGAAGATGAACATCCGTCAAATACGCCGTATCTCCATCTTGAAAAACAAGCGCCTTGTCAGGAACAATCCAAACTTTGTTAAACGTATTAACAGGAATATTTGTTGTTCCGTATTGTTCATAAGCTTTTTTGTACACTTTGCTCCAAAACTTCTTTCCCAAATCATCTTCTGGATAAATCAAAGACGCTGTAATTTGCTTTAAAAAATAATCCTGGGCCAACATATCTCTGCCAAGCTCTGTTTGAGCTAATGAGTCAGGAATAATACGATCCTCTTCATGTGGAGATAAATTAACCCACATGTCTTTTTCCGGCATGGTCAAAGAAGTTAAGAAATATCGAATATTTTTTTCCGTTTCTTTCTGGAGCTCAGCCCCACTCAATCCAGTATTTCCGCTATCAACCATAAAATCAAATTTTAAAGGATTGTCAGGATAGATTTTAATACCACGAAGTAAGGTAGGAACAAAATTAGGGCTCACAGAAACCATCGCCCCTGGAGCTGGAAGCCCAAATACTCCTTGGGCCAAGGCTTCACGCGGAATAACGACTGTAGAAAGAAAACAAACCGTTATAAAAATAGCTATAATTTTCTTCAAAATATTCAATTCTTTCTCCCATGGCAAAGAAAAATTATTTTCTCAACATACTAATTTAGAATTACTATACACAACTAGTGTATATTTATATATAAAGTATAGCCTATATATACTTAGATTAAAGGGGGTTTGGGGTGTTTCGAGAAAGCGGTTCCTTTAAATGAGCAGATATTTTATGTCATAGCATGACATAAAATATAGGCCAAAGGCCGTCTGCGAATTTACTCCGCGCATAAAGTGCGTCGGAGTTCTTTCCTCCATGGAGCATATCGGGGTATCTATCAGAATTTACTCCGTGCACAAAGTGCATCGGAGCTCCTTTTACGCGAAACGTATCGGGAATCCTTCTCTCCAAAACTCCCCCACCTTAAACACCCCAAGTTTTAATCTTGACGAAAAGCTATTTTTTATGCTAATTTAAATTAAAATAAAGACAAACAAACACATCTAACGAACGCAAACTCTGATGCTCTCAAAAATCTTTAGTTTTGCCCTTTCAGGCCTAGAAGCCATCCCCATTACAGTTGAAATCGATATCTCCCGAGGCCTTCCCTCTATCGTTGTTGTTGGTCTTCCAGACAATGCCGTCAAAGAAAGCAAAGAACGCGTTCGCTCTGCAATCAAAAATAGCGGATACAAATTTCCAGCTCAGCGCATTACGATTAATCTTTCTCCGGGTGACATCAAAAAAGAAGGTCCTTGTTTTGATCTTGCTATGGCTTTAGGGATTTTAAGCGCCACAGAAACAATCAATTCCTCTTCAATTAAAAAATATGTTATTTTAGGAGAACTTTCGCTAGGTGGAGAAGTTGAGGCTATCAAAGGCTCTTTTTCAATCGCGATGCGCGCATCTAAAAAGAAATTTGGCGGCATTATCGTTCCAGAAAAAAACGCTCACGAAGCAGCTCTTGCAAACAACTTAGATGTTTTTCCAGTCAAAACTCTTGCTCAAACAATACAATTTTTACAAGACCCTGATTCCATCAAACCTTTTAAAATTGATATCCAAAAAACATTCAAACAATCCAACCAATATGATATTGATTTTAGCGAAGTTAGGGGCCAGTCGCACGTTAAGCGAGGCCTCGAAGTCGCAGCGGCCGGTGGACACAACGTCCTTTTGATCGGCCCGCCTGGAAGTGGCAAAACAATGCTCTCAAAAAGACTCGCCACTATTCTGCCAGACCTAAGTTTAGAGGAAGCTTTGGAAACAGCGCAAATTCATTCGGTATCAGGACTAATGGAAGAAAACTTAAAGAATATTGGAACGCGTCCTTTTCGCTGTCCTCATCACACAGCAAGCGATGCCGCCCTTGTCGGAGGAGGAACCATTCCAAAACCTGGCGAAGTTAGTCTTGCGCACAACGGCATTTTATTTTTAGACGAGTTGCCTGAATTTAATCGAAACGTCTTAGAAGCTTTGCGTCAACCACTCGAAGATCATTGCGTACACATATCTCGTGCTCACAAATCAGTAAAATTTCCTTCAAAATTTATGCTTGTTTGTGCCATGAACCCGTGCCCGTGCGGCTGGTACACAGACCCAAAAAAGGAATGTCATTGCACTCCTCAAAAAATACAAAAATATCTTTCCAAAGTCTCTGGCCCTCTTTTGGACCGCATTGATATTCATCTAGAAGTCCCTTCTTTAAAATCACAAGATCTTTTTTCTCAAAGGACAAAAGAGACGTCAGCGGATATCAAAAAAAGAGCGGTCAAGGCTCGAAGAATTCAACACAAACGTTTTAGTGGAACAAAAATATTTTCTAACGCGCAAATGCAACATCGTCAAATCAAAGAATATTGCTCAGTCTCAGAAGAATCTCAAGATCTTTTAAAAGTTGCGATCGATGAGCTGGGCTTATCCGCACGCGCTCATGACAAAATTCTCAAAGTCGCACGAACTATCGCTGATCTTGATCAGCAAAATCAAATTTTACCAGAACACATCTCGGAAGCGATTCAATATCGTTCTCTAGATCGGATATGGTAAAATCTTTAAAAAGGAAATATTGTGGAATACTTCAAAGCAAAAAAGCTAAGTGAAAAACTAGGACTAACATTTGCCACTATTCATTTCTCTTTTATTTTTTATATTGCTTATAGCATATTAGTTGGAAGCGAGCCAGATTGGGCAATGTATTGGCTACTTCCTTTCCTTGTCGACCTACCTTTTTCGCTTATTGGCTATTTTCTCATGCCCGCCATATGTTCACTTATTTCTCTTTTTAGCTCAATCACAACTTCCTTCCCATACCCAATGAGCGATATAAGCAACTACTTGGGATTTTTCTTTTTCTTTGCTATCTTTGGAACGCTGTGGCATTTATTTTTACCTGTCATCATTGCCAATCTTCTAAAATTAGGCAAAAAGACGCCTATATTAATTTTAGCAGCTTATCTATTCTGTACACCATATGCCATTATTTGTTTTTTTAGTATCACCATGGGCATTCATCTTATTAGCGCTATAAAATAAAAAGACAAC belongs to Candidatus Omnitrophota bacterium and includes:
- a CDS encoding VWA domain-containing protein — protein: MKKIIAIFITVCFLSTVVIPREALAQGVFGLPAPGAMVSVSPNFVPTLLRGIKIYPDNPLKFDFMVDSGNTGLSGAELQKETEKNIRYFLTSLTMPEKDMWVNLSPHEEDRIIPDSLAQTELGRDMLAQDYFLKQITASLIYPEDDLGKKFWSKVYKKAYEQYGTTNIPVNTFNKVWIVPDKALVFQDGDTAYLTDVHLQVMLEQDYLAMTKSSNYKPEDTNSKSLIASEIMREIVIPEIEKEINEGKNFAPLRQLTYAWALATWFKNNLKQSFLNRVYVDQKKILGVNIEDKKIKEKIYDQYLKAFQKGVCDYVKIEYDQYTNKNIPRKYFSGGLTYRGSSVIVSDLKKIRKQLDDFSVRQIQRFDQFSEKASRWARDSRISIASMKMEIADNFSAMFSNRQSIMKTALTGILSALSLVPSMGSNQQGSIVLVNGAYRYLEPGESIEEISGVKTAVFGESNLGAKDSDENDPYEDFSKEQQKTISKSMAYINFINDLLVKHGLKIYLEKKTLRSKPEAIRFTIREEGEGRESKALAALDVQVEDDPFEGKERLFLRLRNLGWGVFGVRWSSSGRIFSEWTSYERNSREDSQGFFVDKSGKGSDKLDKGGQEIFDQYIAPGLFLNPLSSNPDFEKFFRACLFGKLREFGFSGTSDNNDVDSAAFVKVQGDNLVFPSDKNVFFDTIQFAPENISVDFKADEVQVAIGVDWTGSITKEMAEAQRQSLIDLANQLKEKEINNIRISVAVVGKKSIEIPESMSPQELLDFLEKSDFLRKAGYGNTPFIEKLDSLSMSQPEGALIYFPTDAWQDYATDGNFPLSADEILALRVGGKDIFQIIDQAGEKGQEIYILNVGDKGKTPPLIKILREYNAPHVHIQESDYKGFGDQVFKTAQPIFSISFPENVAPKDLTVSLLGEKRSFSFRADGTQLGQEEGSEFDRLLETARAEGEIKQGGALNIDSETGEILVPSSILGKKEGTLHVVAEKSEVPIVRNKEKKTLVLVIDASGSYESKFKRDLGKLKERLTALHETCIIPGLVVIADGKVKSINTYNLKEQIKALDNEITPGSNTPNFQAIDQAVDMLVNSMDQHTQATPVLGVLGDLMTTDLSGGDDFKTTLRKIKEKGIHLKLMGSFGQDISKMYEMTNEEIKDKILDFDIEKFRLFSMNHYGRALSLLAQLSMSSAGDISKMVYLSKKSDYFEALDPLLDDLIKEDQIVPIKDGFVPEKVYFVDPSGRIIEFDVEVVPGATGSVKQEDGGSIQSETKNNFLKEVIVIDQKAGTTKRFYDMDGELVDPDYKEKIDEINEVIKENYPEYRDGYPPQYSLISAFEAGNVYYEVNGENYKDILSELKQALSGGGDVRIFGAYTEEYEDQIGQNSGGGDASLQKGSSIIDIMPKNTFTPRDSEVGGIRLDAQGLDIQTQGDMLDFSSPEGLDQISPDQIPGFIPTIISIIPVINLSSAEDLFDQIPKS
- a CDS encoding YifB family Mg chelatase-like AAA ATPase → MLSKIFSFALSGLEAIPITVEIDISRGLPSIVVVGLPDNAVKESKERVRSAIKNSGYKFPAQRITINLSPGDIKKEGPCFDLAMALGILSATETINSSSIKKYVILGELSLGGEVEAIKGSFSIAMRASKKKFGGIIVPEKNAHEAALANNLDVFPVKTLAQTIQFLQDPDSIKPFKIDIQKTFKQSNQYDIDFSEVRGQSHVKRGLEVAAAGGHNVLLIGPPGSGKTMLSKRLATILPDLSLEEALETAQIHSVSGLMEENLKNIGTRPFRCPHHTASDAALVGGGTIPKPGEVSLAHNGILFLDELPEFNRNVLEALRQPLEDHCVHISRAHKSVKFPSKFMLVCAMNPCPCGWYTDPKKECHCTPQKIQKYLSKVSGPLLDRIDIHLEVPSLKSQDLFSQRTKETSADIKKRAVKARRIQHKRFSGTKIFSNAQMQHRQIKEYCSVSEESQDLLKVAIDELGLSARAHDKILKVARTIADLDQQNQILPEHISEAIQYRSLDRIW